The DNA region TAgccctgctggaaaaaaagctCTGAAGCATGTTCTACTTAATCGCCACACTCGtaactacataaatatatgtactcATATTTTACTGCGCGCATGACGCTCTCActactaatttaaaaattgacttgaaaaaaggagaaccacaatttttttattttaaaaaattaaaaatattttatacctTTGTACATATcctaaaatataattttctttaaaaattaaaacaaattttttttaatcaaatgatgatacatgcatatatgcatataaacgtattatgaaaaaacatTCCGGCAAAGTTATATGATAATAAACACTATACTACTTTTACAAACACGCAACGAGATAACTGATACATCAAACATAATCCATGTAacataaaaacaaacacTGAACCCTGACCCCTGAATCCAAAACCCTAAATCTAAATACTaatccccaaaaaaaataaaaaatcctaAACCTAACCCTGAAgcaaaccctgaaccctaaacctaaacacTAAACACTAAACCTGAatcctaaacctaaaccctgaacctaATCCAATAATACAGTGTATGGATGAGGGATGCATGAGAAATGtgatttcttcctccttcttctatAATTTGTGCGGTCACTACACATTCCttcctatttttaatttaattacttatataataatttgatGAATATATACCGTCAATTATCCttgtttgaaaaattgaacagcCCGAacgaatttacaaaattatatctTAATATACGTATTCATGTAGGAAAAGGAATTTCCATACATTCTTTATGTATAGATATATGGAACAATTTTAACACAAATATAttgtatacaaaaaataaaatacatgaaCAATGGTGCAAGtaaggaggaaggaaaacgcacagaagggaaaaaattattctttctgcttaaaatgaataactgtatatgtatgcaatAGCTTATATGTAATGTAATAAGAAATGTGCGAGCACACATACTACACCAATTCTCCCTATAGGAGCAGGAGGTAGATAAATTACCCTCACAGATAATATACGATGCGTTTGACAGAAGAGGGGCCTGCCAAGTAACTCGTGAGAGGAAAAACTGTTATGacgacataaaaaataatgtgagGGGTGCATTGCAGTTGGGAGACTGGAATAGGTGGAAGACTGATATGACATGGGCCAACCAAATTGTGGAGAACTCTTCCTACGCATGTAccaaggggagggggagcgATCCACTCTATTATGATCGTTGTAAGTTCTTGTACTTTTGGATTGGcactaaaattaaaacaatgAAGAATGTGAGGTATACCTACTTTCATACTATTATGAATGCAATTTACAGGCATATGGAGAATGCCAATTTCTGGGATGCATGCACACGTCCATGCATGAATTTATACCCTGAATTGAAGGATGAACTATTTGAGGAGCGCAAAATATTATTCGATTAcgattataattataattatctaGAGAAGAGTCCGGAGTGCAGTGCATATGTGCGTACTCCAAATTATACCACACATCGGAGAGAAGCTGAAGGTGCATATGCATTGTTATGCGAACATTGTAGAACTAATAGTAATACATATTGTACAGAATTTGATAGGATATATAAGAAAAGTGGACAGTATGAGAAACTACCAGAACTGGTGTGTACCGATGTACCTAGAGTAAAACCTAAATTAACGGTAAGGGAAGAAAAGCGAGTACGCGAAATTACTCCTTGTTCAACTTAAATGAACCACTGTAACAGTATACACATAGCACTTTGTGTATAATGAACTGAGAGTATGCTGAAACATGATGacatatatgttttattttctgccAACTGTAACTATAGAGGACACTGGGGTCTGAGCTATATTCACAGGAAGTATACAATTTGTTCGATAATGAATGCGGTGACTGCCAATGTAATGGACGTACCGGGGAGGTTGCAGCAGAATTGGTGAAGTGTCCCGGAGCTAAACAGTATGCTAGTGCAATTGTCAATGCTTGGCATCTTGCAtccaaaataaaagaagagaaaacgGAGGATGGTACaatttgctcctttttctaTTATTGGCTGGCAGATATGCTATTCAGAAACTGTGGGCTTCATTCAATCCCAGATATTATGGGAAGGATTTACCATAAATTAAGGAAAATTAGTGCTGTAAATAATTGTGAACTCCTGAGCACTGATGACAGCATGGAGAAGTTCGAGCGAAAGAAAAGAGTGTTCGATTACAGTCATGACTATATGCCAGTATGGGAACAACTACGGACTTATTATGGATACTGTAAATCAACATATCCTCAGGTAGGCAGAAGTACTTCCCAAACTTACTACAATGTGAATGATATGTGCAAGGGTAATGGTTCCAATAGTAGATATTGTACCCAGTTCGAGAGTAAGTATGGGAATTACTGTGAACAGAAGTCAGAGGGGTTAATATGTAAATcagtggaagaagtgaaaaCTGCAGAAGAAGGAAGTAGAGCGGTTTTCCATGTACTGGGAATGTCGGAAAAGGAGCCTGTGTCCGAATTATATGCATCCGCCGGAACGAGCGGCGCTCCTACCGTATCTTCCATATTGGCCATATTAGCAGGAATTAGTTCCATTACTTTTctattatataaagtaataattacaattataagtataatgaaataatatgaaaatatttattattattactttCCTATTTAGAGcaa from Plasmodium cynomolgi strain B DNA, scaffold: 0075, whole genome shotgun sequence includes:
- a CDS encoding hypothetical protein (putative) translates to EQEVDKLPSQIIYDAFDRRGACQVTRERKNCYDDIKNNVRGALQLGDWNRWKTDMTWANQIVENSSYACTKGRGSDPLYYDRCKFLYFWIGTKIKTMKNVRYTYFHTIMNAIYRHMENANFWDACTRPCMNLYPELKDELFEERKILFDYDYNYNYLEKSPECSAYVRTPNYTTHRREAEGAYALLCEHCRTNSNTYCTEFDRIYKKSGQYEKLPELVCTDVPRVKPKLTRTLGSELYSQEVYNLFDNECGDCQCNGRTGEVAAELVKCPGAKQYASAIVNAWHLASKIKEEKTEDGTICSFFYYWLADMLFRNCGLHSIPDIMGRIYHKLRKISAVNNCELLSTDDSMEKFERKKRVFDYSHDYMPVWEQLRTYYGYCKSTYPQVGRSTSQTYYNVNDMCKGNGSNSRYCTQFESKYGNYCEQKSEGLICKSVEEVKTAEEGSRAVFHVLGMSEKEPVSELYASAGTSGAPTVSSILAILAGISSITFLLYKVIITIISIMK